The following is a genomic window from Desulforhopalus sp..
GGAACCTGATGGATATAGTATCTGGCATCAAAAAGTGGCCCTGGCTGGCGAAGCTCGGCAAAACCCCTTGTCAGATAGTGGGCGAGTGGCTCTGCCCCTGAGGCGGCGACATCTGGGTTATTTTCAAGGTAGAAGTCAGGATCAAAGAGGCCGGATCTGAGGAGAAGACGATACTGTGGAGAGGTTAATCGATACCAGATGGTTGTAAGAATATGACGGAAATTTATGGCCATCTGCATGGTCCTCAGTTGCTGATAGGGGTATGGCCAGGCGGCCAGTTTATCAAGGCAGCCATTGTACCATTATGCTGAATAGGCGTCGAGGTGGATATGCTGGCGAAAAAATGGCCGGTGTTCGTCTCTGCGATGGCTGACAAAGAGCATGGTTGAAACATGGCGGTCGGCAATTTCTTCGAGAAGGTTGAGAAGGGCGTGGCGATTGGTGTCGTCCAGGCCTTGGGTTGGCTCGTCGAGAATGAGGAGCTTCGGGCCCTTTATGAGAGCCCTGGCAATGAGTACCAGCCGTTGATCGGCGAAACTCAAATGGCGAAACGGGGTGTCAGCGCGGGATGCAAGACCGATCCACGCCAGCCAGCTCCGGGCGGTTCTGATCTCGGCATTCGCTGCCCTTTGGTATATACCGATGGAGTCGAAGAGTCCCGAGACAACGACCTGGAGGGCACTGCCCGGAACGCGGTGCTCACGATGCAGAGATGGCGATACGATGCCCATGTCTTTCTTGATTTCCCAGATCGATTCTCCGCTGCCCCGTGCCCGTCCGAAGATGCGGAGTTCGTTGGCGTAACATTTGGGATTGTCACCGATGATGATGTCGAGAAGGGTCGATTTGCCGCAGCCGTTTGGCCCGGTGATCAGGCAATGATCGCCCTGGAAGATTGTCAGGTCAAGGTGGTCGAAGAGCGACTTGCCATCATATCCGGCAAAGCCGTTGCGAAGGTAGACCAGTTCTTCCCTCTGCTTGGCATCTCTTGGCGATGGATTTCGGAAGATATCGGCAACGGCAAGTAGCCACGGTTTGCCATCACCTGTCAGCCGGTTTTCCTCAGATAGCACCGATGCTCTCGGGCCGGCAAGAACCATGCGGCCATTTTTGATTATCGCCAGGTGGCTACACTCGGCGGGAATGTCAGAGAGGGTATTGACACTTATCACCACCTCGACATTGCTTTCAGGGAGGCGCATGAGTATCTGATTGAGCTCCTGGCAACTTTGTTCATCAAGGCCGTCGTAGGGGTTTTCAAGGATTAATGTAGTAACGCCTTGGACGAGTCGGCAAAGGATGAGAAGCTTTCTTGCTTGGCCGGAGCTGAGTTGTCGATAACCAAGGTCAAGACAATGGCTCAAGGCAAAGGTGTCAAGCAGGGTGAGGTGGGCCTTTGGATCACCGGGCAAAAATTCCCGGACCAGTGTGCCGGGATCAGGTTTGTCGAGGAAGTCGCTGTCATCGTTGCGAATCTCGTTTTCGTAAAGTTCCTGTTGGGCACGAAAGGACACAATACCCGGGGCCTTCGGGAGATCGAGGATGTCGACGGAGTAGGTGGTGAGCTTTCCCGAAAGCAACTCGATAAAGCGATCGATACCGGAATGGTTTTCGCCGAAGACACACCAAGATTGGTCGGGAGCGGTAACGAATTCGTCTATGAGCAGTTCGTGGTGATGGAATTTTTTAATATGCATTGGCCAAGATTACCATGTCCTTTGTAAAAAAGTAAGCCGGGAGCCAGGCTGTTCCGGTGTTTCTGCAAGGGTGAGCTGATACCGCGCTTCGTTGACAGGAGCATTGTGTCCATGGTAGTTCTTGGCTCAGGGTGCAACAAGGAAGGGGCCGGAAAGCTAAAGCTGAATTGAGCAGCTTGTCTGCTCATACGAAACCTATGCCCTTGCGGTATAAGGCATGATTACTACCATGCGCGAGAGGAAATGAAGATGCCATTGGTATTACAGATTTTGGCCTATCTGGTGGTGTTCTATCTATTTTGCGCACTTTTTATGTATCTGCGCCAGGATTCATTTATCTTCTATCTAACCGCTGCCCGCCATGAAGACCATGGCAATGAGAAGGTCATCGATTACCACCTGCAGCAGGAAACTATAAATCTTCGTGGATGGTTGGTGAACCCCCTCTATGCTCGGGAGAAACTGCTCGTTTATTATGGCGGCAATGCCGAGGACATTTTTTATAATATCGATGAATACCAAGCTGTTCAGGCGGCTACTCTGTTTGTCGCCTATCGAGGTTACGGACCAAGTTCCGGTAAACCGGGAGAGGCGGAACTATACGCCGATGCCCTGGCCGTGGTCGATGATATCATGCGCACCTGGGCACCAAAGGAGATCTATCTCATTGGCCGCAGCCTCGGTTCAGGGGTGGCCTGCTATGTTGCGGCCAGGCGACCCGTTCAGGGGGCGATTCTCGTGACTCCCTTTGACAGCATCGAAAATGTTGCCAGAGCGCATTATCCGTGGTTGCCGATAACGCTGCTTCTCCGACATCGCTTTGCCTCTCTCGACTCATTGCTGCAAATCCGCTGTCCCCTCCTGGTGATATATGGTGGGGCGGACCAGGTGATTGCGCCGAAGCATACGGAAAATCTTATCCGCCATATAAAGAGTGAAAAGGAGATTGTCTTTATCGCTGGGGCCGATCACGGAACAATTGACATGTTCCCTGACTACTGGCCGGCGATTCTCCGTTTTATAAACAATGAATGAACGGCACCCTTAGCCAGAGGATTTTATAAGCAGGAAGAAAGCGTAACTCCTCCCTTGCCGGTCAACAGAGACAGTCGCGATTGATCGGTTGTTTCTTGCCGTCCCGGTCAACAGCCACATAGGTAAAGGCGGCCTTTGTCACCCGTTGCTCGGGGATCTCCTTGACGGGTTTATCTAAGGCAGGCTTCACCCAAACCTCCAGCTCGACGGTGAGAGAGGTGGTGCCGATCCGTATCACCTGGCCATAGCAGCAGACGACATCCCCAACATGCACCGGCTTGATGAAGACCATTGAGTCGACGGCCACAGTAACCACCCTGTTACAGGCAATTTCCCGGGCGAGGATGCCGCCGGCGATATCCATTTGTGCCATGATCCAACCACCGAAGATGTCGCCATGTGGATTGGTGTCGGCCGGCATGGCCAGAGTCCTGAGAATGAGTTTGCCTTCGGGACGGGTGGTTGCTTCCATGGTTGGTTTCCTCAAAAAAAGAACAGGTGGAATCTGGTGTCTTCGACAATATCTCGGATGGCGCAGGATACTATCCAAGCCGGCAGTTGCAGACATTCCGCAGGTTGGCAGGAAGTGGCGGCAATCCCTTGAGCAGCAGCCTTTCTGTATACCGTCAGGCGGGGCATCGCACAATGAAAAATAGTGAGATAAACGACTGGTGGCTCATCGGCAGGCAAGCCATTTACCATGCAAAGCATGGGGATGTCGGTGAAGAACCCTTGAATAAAAAAATGATTGGGCTATAGTTTTCTTGAATGGCGTTGATTTTTCCCATGTACACAAGCGTTAACAGCCAAAAAGGTGTGAGTTCATGACAGCAGAAAAAAGGCGTTTCAGCCGGATTATCTTCAATGTAGGGGCAAGGCTTACTGTTGGAGAAAATGTGTATCCGGTAGAGCGAATACTCAATTTAAGTGTAGGCGGCTGTCAGTTGGAGATTGATGAACACCTTGAGCCGGGACAACCGTGCAAATTCACCATCCTTCTGCAACGCATGGGGCCGGGGGTCGATGTCTATGGGGAGATCATCCGCGCCGGTCAGGGTGAGATAAGCCTAAAGTTTACCAAGATTGATCCGGAAAACCTTTTACACCTGCAGAATATCATCCGCTATAACGCTGAAGATCCCGACCTTATCGAGGAAGAGATTAAATCCCATCCCGGCCTGATCTAGCGATCCACTCCGGAATTGCATCGGGAATGGTCATTGTCCCACAGACGGTTAGGGCTGTGATTTTTTCCGCCATTTACGCGCAGAGTCCTCTGGTAGAGAGGGGTATCCGCAATTTGTTCTGATGAATCAAAGAAGTCTCCACTGTGATAGTGACAAAACCCGCTAGGATCCTTGGCTATGTTGTCGAGATATAAATCAAATATCGATAAAACTACAGTACGTTCACCATTACCTGGTGATTATGGATGGATAGTTCAGGTTCATGGCCAATACTACGCCGAGAAATTTGGTTGGTATGAAGACTTTGAATGTATCGTGGCCAAAATTATGGTGGAATACCTTGACTCCCTGAAATCTAATAGACAAGCATGTTATATTGCGGAACAAAATGGCTTGCCTGTTGGTTGTATTATGCTCATGGAAGATTCCCAAGATCTTGGGAAAGTACGAGTGTTATTTGTTTCCGACAGCGCGAGGCGACAAGGTATTGGATGGCTCCTCATTAATGCGCTGTTGGAAAAAGCACAAGAGATTGGCTATAGGAAATTGAGTCTTTGGACAACAAACAATCAAATCGAAGCGAGAGAGCTTTACCGAAAAGCAGGATTCTCCCTGGTGTCTGAGAGCCCAAATACTACTTTCGCAAAGGGGTCGGTTGATGAAAAATGGGAAAAGGCATTGTAAAACTCGACAACCCTACGCGTTCATTAGAGAATTTGTATTCTGCACTACGGTTTTTCAAGGGCTTGCTGCTACCAATCATTGTATCAGGATCTGCAAATCTTGAAGAATTCCGTGATACCTGCTGTCAAGGATACCCACAATCACCCAGGGTTGCCGAGTGCTGCTCCCATTGACAACGGATAGAGCTTGCTTAGGGTCTCTAGTACCTTAGACATTCATTCTCGTTTTTTTGTTGAATTTGTCAGGGTACACACCTCTTTTTGTGGGGTGAAAACTCCTTGCTGGTTTTTCAGATGGGAGTTTTGTGAAAGTACCAGCCTCGTTCACCGAGGGTGGCAGCGTCCGGCAAAGCTCGGTAGATTTCGGTTCCTAGTGTAATTGGATTGATTCCGGTCTTTCTATCCTCGGCTTGCCGGTGGTGTTCCGCTTGTTGCTGATCGGAACAAAGACCTTTTCTTTCGCTAAATAAGGAGGCTTGTTATGGCTCATACCTGTAAAAACTGTGGGGCCGTGGCTGATGATCCCGGCCATTTGTGTAATCCGTCCGTTGAGACTATTGCCTGTGAATTTTGTGGTGCAAGTGATGTCGGCGTCGCCCATGTTTGTAAGGAAAAGCTTGCGGCGATGAAATTTTCTTGTCAGTCCTGTGGCAGGGTCGCTTCTGAAAGTGGCGATTTGTGCAAGCCACTCATTATTTCCTGATAACGCCGGAAAACTGCACACCGTAATACCAGCGTCAAAAAAGGGCCGATTCGCCTGCAGCGGATCGGCCCTTTTTTGTTCAACCCAGGCTCCTTCGTACAGCCGCAATCCCGCCTTGTCTTTTGACAACTATTTGTGCTTGAATACAATCGGGTGCGTTATGACAGAGCAGGTCGTTTGGCTCGCAGCTGGAAGGAGATGGAAGATGTTACACTCGATAGGCCTTAAACCAACAGCGTTGATCATTGCCGGCAGGACGGTATATCAGCAAATGCTCGCCGATATGTTTGCCGGCCAGGGGTTTCACGTGCTCTTTGCTGAGAGCGGGCAATCCGGTATCGAGATCTGGGCGGAAAAAATGAAGGCGATCCGTCTTGTTGTCGTTGATCTGGAAATGGCGGAGGTTGATGGGTCAGAGGTCATCAAGACAATCCGGATCGAAGAAAATTTGGCAACGTATATAGTGGCGTTAACTAGTCAGGCAACGAGTTCTCATTCGCAGGATATTATCCATGGCGAGGTGGATGCATGGATACATAAACCGATTGAAATTGATCAGTTGGAAGCCTTATTGCACACCGCCAAGTTGCGCTTGCGATTGCATGATGTTACTGATCTGCTGGCGGGCTTGACGGAGCTGGCAGCCGAACGGGGTGGAGAGACAGCCGGGCATT
Proteins encoded in this region:
- a CDS encoding PilZ domain-containing protein: MTAEKRRFSRIIFNVGARLTVGENVYPVERILNLSVGGCQLEIDEHLEPGQPCKFTILLQRMGPGVDVYGEIIRAGQGEISLKFTKIDPENLLHLQNIIRYNAEDPDLIEEEIKSHPGLI
- a CDS encoding ATP-binding cassette domain-containing protein, with the translated sequence MHIKKFHHHELLIDEFVTAPDQSWCVFGENHSGIDRFIELLSGKLTTYSVDILDLPKAPGIVSFRAQQELYENEIRNDDSDFLDKPDPGTLVREFLPGDPKAHLTLLDTFALSHCLDLGYRQLSSGQARKLLILCRLVQGVTTLILENPYDGLDEQSCQELNQILMRLPESNVEVVISVNTLSDIPAECSHLAIIKNGRMVLAGPRASVLSEENRLTGDGKPWLLAVADIFRNPSPRDAKQREELVYLRNGFAGYDGKSLFDHLDLTIFQGDHCLITGPNGCGKSTLLDIIIGDNPKCYANELRIFGRARGSGESIWEIKKDMGIVSPSLHREHRVPGSALQVVVSGLFDSIGIYQRAANAEIRTARSWLAWIGLASRADTPFRHLSFADQRLVLIARALIKGPKLLILDEPTQGLDDTNRHALLNLLEEIADRHVSTMLFVSHRRDEHRPFFRQHIHLDAYSA
- a CDS encoding lysophospholipase, whose product is MPLVLQILAYLVVFYLFCALFMYLRQDSFIFYLTAARHEDHGNEKVIDYHLQQETINLRGWLVNPLYAREKLLVYYGGNAEDIFYNIDEYQAVQAATLFVAYRGYGPSSGKPGEAELYADALAVVDDIMRTWAPKEIYLIGRSLGSGVACYVAARRPVQGAILVTPFDSIENVARAHYPWLPITLLLRHRFASLDSLLQIRCPLLVIYGGADQVIAPKHTENLIRHIKSEKEIVFIAGADHGTIDMFPDYWPAILRFINNE
- a CDS encoding GNAT family N-acetyltransferase — its product is MLSRYKSNIDKTTVRSPLPGDYGWIVQVHGQYYAEKFGWYEDFECIVAKIMVEYLDSLKSNRQACYIAEQNGLPVGCIMLMEDSQDLGKVRVLFVSDSARRQGIGWLLINALLEKAQEIGYRKLSLWTTNNQIEARELYRKAGFSLVSESPNTTFAKGSVDEKWEKAL
- the yciA gene encoding acyl-CoA thioester hydrolase YciA codes for the protein MEATTRPEGKLILRTLAMPADTNPHGDIFGGWIMAQMDIAGGILAREIACNRVVTVAVDSMVFIKPVHVGDVVCCYGQVIRIGTTSLTVELEVWVKPALDKPVKEIPEQRVTKAAFTYVAVDRDGKKQPINRDCLC